A section of the Rhizobium sp. BG4 genome encodes:
- a CDS encoding membrane protein encodes MISRANAMIVSSLFVAVALSGCTTTKSASSTGVFSRKPSASAQFITALQGGIVGRTGIELSDSDKQRALEAEYRALEGAAVGQPVVWSGRNVSGKVIAAAPYQVGSQNCRQYTHTLTVDGKETVARGSACRNDDGSWSPLG; translated from the coding sequence ATGATATCACGCGCGAATGCCATGATCGTTTCCTCGCTTTTCGTTGCCGTTGCCCTGAGCGGCTGCACGACGACGAAGAGCGCCAGCTCGACCGGCGTTTTCTCCCGCAAGCCTTCGGCCTCGGCACAGTTCATCACCGCGCTTCAGGGCGGCATCGTCGGCCGTACCGGCATCGAACTCAGCGACAGCGACAAGCAGCGCGCGCTCGAAGCCGAATACCGGGCGCTGGAAGGGGCCGCCGTTGGCCAGCCGGTCGTCTGGAGTGGACGCAATGTCAGCGGCAAGGTTATCGCCGCGGCGCCCTATCAGGTCGGCTCGCAGAACTGCCGCCAGTACACGCACACGCTGACCGTCGACGGCAAGGAGACCGTGGCGCGCGGTTCGGCCTGTCGCAACGATGATGGCAGCTGGTCGCCGCTTGGCTAG
- a CDS encoding HAMP domain-containing sensor histidine kinase: protein MRIKSLTARVLLLTTVWSTVALVVIGLLISTLYRRSAERGFQDLLRAQLYNVINSVTIGDQGALAGSPQLGDLRFAQPRTGWYWVVEPLGTYTTAPLVSPSLGSATIPVPSVLEAPFDKNYERYYQVTDASGNRVQVAETEVVLDTDGRAARVRVTGNVEVVESDVSNFSHSLYLALAGFGVGSLIVNALAILFGLKPLDKARAALERIRAGESEQLKGDFPREILPLANEVNALIDSNRRIVERARMQVGNLAHSLKTPIAVLLNEARVLERSHGELVRNQAEAMQGQVQSYLNRARIAAQRESVLARTDAEPALERLVRVMRRLNVDKEFELSVTQPHLAVAMEQQDLEETVGNLLENAARFAVHKVKVSASEAAEDVKGAETSGRRHWVELIVEDDGPGLEPDQIKEALKRGKRLDESKPGTGLGLSIVTEIANEYQGRLELSRGAAGGLKAKLILPGLTKDVA from the coding sequence ATGCGAATAAAATCGCTCACCGCACGCGTTCTACTGCTGACGACCGTATGGTCGACGGTGGCGCTTGTGGTGATCGGCCTGTTGATCTCGACGCTCTATCGCCGCAGCGCCGAGCGTGGGTTCCAGGACCTGTTGCGCGCTCAGCTCTATAACGTCATCAATTCCGTCACCATCGGCGACCAGGGCGCGCTGGCCGGCAGCCCGCAGCTCGGCGACCTGCGTTTCGCGCAGCCGCGCACCGGCTGGTACTGGGTGGTGGAGCCGCTCGGGACCTATACGACGGCGCCGCTGGTCTCGCCCTCGCTGGGCTCGGCGACCATTCCCGTTCCCTCCGTTCTCGAAGCGCCCTTCGACAAGAATTACGAACGCTACTACCAGGTGACGGATGCCAGCGGGAACCGGGTGCAGGTGGCCGAGACCGAGGTGGTGCTCGATACCGACGGCCGCGCGGCGCGCGTTCGCGTCACCGGCAATGTCGAGGTCGTCGAATCCGACGTCAGCAACTTTTCCCACAGTCTCTATCTGGCGCTCGCCGGCTTCGGTGTCGGCAGTCTGATCGTCAATGCGCTCGCCATTCTCTTCGGCCTGAAGCCGCTCGACAAGGCGCGTGCTGCGCTGGAGCGCATTCGCGCCGGCGAGAGCGAGCAGCTGAAGGGCGATTTCCCGCGCGAGATCCTGCCGCTGGCCAATGAGGTCAATGCGCTGATCGACAGCAACCGCCGCATCGTCGAGCGCGCCCGCATGCAGGTCGGTAATCTGGCGCATTCGCTGAAGACGCCGATTGCCGTGCTCTTGAACGAGGCGCGGGTGCTGGAGCGTTCGCATGGTGAGCTCGTCAGGAACCAGGCGGAAGCGATGCAGGGGCAGGTGCAATCCTATCTCAACCGCGCCCGCATTGCCGCGCAGCGCGAATCCGTGCTTGCCCGCACCGATGCGGAACCGGCGCTGGAACGGCTGGTGCGCGTCATGCGCCGCCTGAACGTCGACAAGGAATTCGAGCTTTCCGTCACGCAGCCGCATCTGGCCGTTGCCATGGAGCAGCAGGATCTCGAGGAGACGGTCGGCAACCTCCTGGAGAATGCGGCGCGCTTTGCCGTTCACAAGGTGAAGGTGAGCGCATCGGAAGCCGCCGAGGACGTGAAGGGTGCCGAGACCAGCGGCCGCCGGCATTGGGTCGAGCTCATCGTCGAGGACGATGGGCCGGGGCTGGAGCCCGATCAGATCAAGGAAGCGCTGAAGCGCGGCAAGCGTCTGGACGAAAGCAAGCCCGGAACCGGGCTCGGTCTTTCGATCGTCACCGAGATCGCCAATGAATATCAGGGCCGCCTGGAGCTTTCCCGCGGTGCTGCCGGCGGGCTCAAAGCAAAGCTAATTTTGCCCGGTCTCACAAAGGATGTTGCGTGA
- a CDS encoding response regulator transcription factor, with protein sequence MRILVVEDDVNLNRQLSDTLKEAGYVVDQAFDGEEGHFLGDTEPYDAIILDIGLPEMDGVTVLEKWRGAGRGMPVLILTARDRWSDKVAGIDAGADDYVTKPFHVEEVLARIRALIRRAAGHSSSEIVCGPVRLDTKTSKAVVNGVALKLTSHEYRLLSYLMHHMGEVVSRSELVEHMYDQDFDRDSNTIEVFVGRLRKKMGVDLIETVRGLGYRIQAPA encoded by the coding sequence ATGCGCATTCTGGTAGTCGAAGACGACGTCAATCTGAACCGTCAGCTGAGCGATACGCTGAAGGAAGCCGGCTATGTCGTCGATCAGGCCTTCGACGGCGAGGAAGGACACTTCCTCGGCGATACCGAACCCTATGACGCGATCATCCTCGACATCGGCCTCCCTGAGATGGACGGCGTGACCGTGCTCGAAAAGTGGCGCGGGGCGGGTCGCGGCATGCCGGTTCTGATCCTGACGGCACGCGACCGCTGGAGCGACAAGGTAGCGGGCATCGATGCCGGCGCCGACGACTATGTGACCAAGCCGTTCCATGTCGAAGAAGTGCTCGCCCGCATCCGCGCGCTGATCCGCCGAGCTGCCGGTCATTCATCCTCCGAGATCGTCTGCGGTCCTGTCAGGCTCGATACCAAGACCTCCAAGGCTGTCGTCAACGGCGTGGCGCTGAAGCTCACCTCGCACGAATACCGGCTGCTTTCCTATCTCATGCACCACATGGGCGAGGTCGTCTCGCGCTCGGAGCTTGTCGAGCATATGTACGACCAGGATTTCGACCGTGATTCCAATACGATCGAAGTCTTCGTCGGACGCCTGCGCAAGAAGATGGGCGTCGATCTGATCGAAACGGTGCGCGGTCTCGGATACCGCATTCAAGCGCCGGCCTGA
- a CDS encoding glycoside hydrolase/phage tail family protein, producing MATLLLQAAGAALGSVLGPVGAIIGRAAGALAGNALDRALIGGGQTVRGSRLSTARIPGADEGTSINRVYGAARIGGTMIWATRFEEEVTRERTGGKSSSGPTVESFRYFANFAVGLCEGPIACVRRVWADGKELDLTKIEMRVYRGDATQLPDPLIEAKQGAGMAPAYRGLAYAVFERLPLDNYGNRIPLLQFEVVRAIGALEEQVRAVCIIPGATEHGYRTVAVSEKTGAGSARVVNRNSLQGLTDWDVSIDELMAVCPKLDRVALVVSWFGTDLRAGNCRIVPGVEVSARNGESSPWSVSGVSRNEAYLVSRRDGGPAYGGTPDDASVVSAIADLKARGLEVYLYPFVMMDIAEGNALPDPYGGTGQAAYPWRGRVTCHPAIGEPGSVDRTAAARAQIQVFRGAAQAGHFSISGQRVSYNGSEESYRRFILHYAQLAKAAGGVSGFIIGSEMRGLTQVRDEAGAFPFVTALTALATDVKALLPQAKLTYAADWSEYFGYRPDDGSGDVYFNLDLLWASSAIDAVGIDNYMPLSDWRDADLAQANPEGMRTADDRDGLIAGITAGEGFEWYYADDAERSSRTRAPISDGLAGKHWVYRYKDIEGWWANRHCERIGGVEKADATAWQARMKPVWFTELGCAAIDKGGNQPNVFADPKSAESAVPYFSNRMRSDTMQRRFLEAHHLWWQGDEAPDAMVDPGRIFVWSWDARPYPAFPLDGGVWSDGGNWRTGHWLNGRLGAGTLADVIAAVLHDHGFEDFDVSEVSGDLTGYVQGDITTARGLIEPLLEAFQIDAVEDGGLLRFRSRGRASLPATEVAVLADIEDRPLWQETRGHDSDHAAEAVITFYNPDLSYEQAGVRSHRAQSATSRVLKSDLSAVLAEETALNAAEALLRDNRIGRRSVRFSLAPGELGFQPGDVVTFADGPEGRFLIGSIEDGAVRQVEAREFAPSAGAAPPGETGGKNGAGDPSSLFAPLVELMDLPRFAAGEAASFARAAVFARPWRMIGLSSSVSEEGYRGRALVERPARIGTLTGPLTAGVRGRFDWSQVLEIELPFGALSSAAAVSVLNGDNLIAVASSDGGWEVIGFRQAEEIGAGRWRLGGLLRALAGTDDAMAAGAVSETSVVMLDDAVVPLGLTADEMGLRLNWIAEAAGVSGKAGPFAFEGGVRAETPLSPVHLRAARGEAGAVTFSWVRRGRVDADNWIAADIPLDEPSERYRIEVMADGVVRRQVEIGVPRWTYPLTDELADFGSVQSALTIRVRQMGQRLPLGIPAVATMTM from the coding sequence ATGGCCACTCTCCTTTTGCAGGCGGCGGGTGCTGCGCTGGGCAGCGTTCTCGGGCCGGTCGGCGCGATTATCGGCCGGGCGGCGGGCGCGCTGGCGGGCAATGCGCTCGACCGGGCGCTGATCGGCGGCGGGCAGACGGTGCGCGGCTCGCGGCTTTCGACGGCACGCATTCCGGGTGCCGATGAGGGCACGTCGATCAACCGCGTCTATGGCGCGGCGCGGATCGGCGGGACGATGATCTGGGCGACGCGCTTCGAGGAGGAGGTGACGCGCGAGCGCACCGGCGGCAAGTCTTCCTCCGGGCCGACGGTCGAGAGTTTCCGCTATTTCGCGAATTTCGCCGTCGGGCTCTGCGAGGGGCCGATCGCCTGTGTCAGGCGCGTCTGGGCGGATGGCAAGGAGCTCGATCTGACGAAGATCGAGATGCGGGTTTACAGGGGTGATGCGACGCAGCTGCCCGATCCGCTGATCGAGGCGAAGCAGGGGGCGGGCATGGCGCCGGCCTATCGCGGGCTTGCCTATGCCGTCTTCGAGCGGCTGCCACTCGACAACTACGGCAATCGCATTCCGCTGCTGCAGTTCGAGGTGGTGCGGGCCATCGGCGCGCTGGAGGAGCAGGTGCGGGCGGTGTGCATCATTCCCGGTGCGACAGAGCATGGCTACCGGACGGTGGCGGTATCGGAGAAGACGGGGGCTGGGAGCGCCCGGGTGGTTAACCGCAACAGCCTGCAGGGGCTGACGGATTGGGACGTCTCGATCGACGAGCTGATGGCGGTCTGCCCGAAGCTGGACCGTGTGGCGCTTGTCGTCTCCTGGTTTGGCACCGACCTCAGGGCCGGCAATTGCCGGATCGTTCCGGGTGTCGAGGTTAGCGCGAGGAATGGCGAAAGCAGCCCGTGGTCTGTCTCCGGTGTATCGCGCAACGAGGCGTATCTCGTCAGTCGCCGCGACGGCGGGCCGGCCTATGGCGGTACGCCGGATGATGCGAGCGTCGTTTCGGCGATTGCCGATCTGAAGGCGAGGGGGCTGGAGGTCTATCTCTATCCTTTCGTGATGATGGATATTGCCGAGGGGAATGCGCTGCCCGATCCCTATGGCGGGACAGGGCAGGCGGCCTATCCCTGGCGCGGGCGGGTGACCTGCCATCCGGCGATCGGAGAGCCGGGATCGGTGGACCGGACGGCGGCGGCGCGGGCGCAGATCCAGGTTTTTCGCGGGGCGGCGCAGGCGGGGCATTTCAGCATTTCCGGCCAGCGAGTGAGCTATAATGGCAGCGAGGAGAGCTACCGGCGCTTCATCCTGCATTATGCGCAGCTGGCGAAGGCCGCGGGCGGCGTCTCGGGTTTCATTATCGGCTCCGAGATGCGCGGGCTGACTCAGGTGCGCGATGAGGCAGGGGCTTTTCCGTTTGTCACGGCGCTGACGGCTCTGGCGACGGATGTGAAAGCGTTGCTGCCGCAGGCGAAGCTGACCTATGCGGCCGACTGGAGCGAGTATTTCGGCTACCGGCCGGACGACGGCAGCGGCGACGTCTATTTCAATCTCGATCTGCTCTGGGCATCGAGCGCCATCGATGCCGTGGGGATCGACAACTACATGCCGCTCTCCGACTGGCGGGATGCCGATCTGGCGCAGGCGAACCCGGAGGGTATGCGGACGGCGGATGATCGCGATGGGCTGATCGCCGGTATCACCGCTGGCGAGGGCTTCGAATGGTACTATGCCGACGATGCGGAGCGGTCGAGCCGGACGCGGGCGCCCATCAGCGACGGGCTTGCGGGCAAGCATTGGGTCTATCGCTACAAGGACATCGAGGGCTGGTGGGCGAACCGGCATTGCGAGCGGATCGGTGGCGTCGAGAAGGCTGATGCGACGGCCTGGCAGGCGCGGATGAAGCCGGTGTGGTTCACCGAGCTCGGCTGCGCGGCAATCGACAAGGGCGGCAATCAGCCGAATGTGTTTGCCGATCCGAAATCGGCCGAGAGCGCGGTTCCGTATTTCTCCAACCGCATGCGCTCCGACACGATGCAGCGGCGGTTTCTGGAGGCCCATCATCTCTGGTGGCAGGGTGATGAGGCGCCCGATGCCATGGTCGATCCAGGCCGTATCTTCGTCTGGTCGTGGGATGCGCGGCCCTATCCGGCCTTTCCGCTGGATGGCGGCGTCTGGAGCGATGGCGGGAACTGGCGAACGGGCCACTGGCTGAATGGAAGGCTGGGGGCGGGGACGCTGGCGGATGTGATTGCGGCGGTGCTTCACGATCACGGCTTCGAGGATTTCGACGTTTCGGAAGTGTCCGGCGACCTGACGGGCTATGTTCAGGGCGACATCACAACGGCGCGCGGGCTGATAGAGCCGCTGCTGGAGGCCTTCCAGATCGATGCGGTGGAAGACGGCGGCTTGCTGCGGTTCCGCTCGCGCGGCCGGGCGAGCTTGCCGGCGACGGAGGTTGCGGTGCTGGCCGATATCGAGGACCGGCCGCTGTGGCAGGAGACGCGCGGGCACGACAGCGACCATGCGGCCGAGGCCGTCATCACCTTCTACAATCCCGATCTCAGTTACGAACAGGCGGGTGTGCGATCGCACCGGGCGCAATCGGCGACGAGCCGGGTGCTGAAGAGCGATCTTTCGGCGGTGCTGGCCGAGGAGACGGCGCTGAATGCGGCCGAAGCACTGCTGCGCGACAACCGGATCGGCAGGCGCTCGGTGCGCTTTTCGCTGGCGCCGGGCGAGCTCGGTTTCCAGCCGGGGGATGTCGTGACCTTCGCGGATGGGCCAGAGGGGCGCTTCCTGATCGGCTCGATCGAGGACGGTGCGGTGAGGCAGGTCGAGGCGCGCGAGTTCGCGCCATCGGCGGGTGCCGCGCCGCCAGGCGAGACCGGCGGCAAGAATGGCGCCGGCGATCCTTCCAGCCTGTTTGCACCGCTGGTGGAGTTGATGGATCTGCCGCGCTTTGCGGCGGGCGAGGCGGCGAGTTTTGCGCGGGCGGCGGTTTTTGCCAGGCCCTGGCGGATGATCGGGCTGTCCTCCTCGGTGAGCGAGGAGGGGTATCGCGGGCGGGCGCTGGTCGAGCGCCCGGCGCGGATCGGGACGCTTACCGGGCCGCTGACGGCGGGTGTGCGGGGGCGGTTCGACTGGTCGCAGGTGCTGGAGATCGAGCTGCCGTTCGGTGCACTGTCCTCGGCGGCGGCAGTCTCGGTGCTGAATGGTGACAACCTGATCGCGGTGGCTTCGTCCGACGGCGGCTGGGAGGTGATCGGGTTCCGGCAGGCCGAGGAGATCGGCGCCGGGCGCTGGCGGCTTGGCGGATTGCTGCGGGCGCTGGCGGGAACCGACGATGCGATGGCGGCGGGTGCCGTTTCAGAGACGTCCGTGGTGATGCTCGACGATGCCGTTGTGCCGCTCGGCCTCACGGCCGATGAGATGGGGTTGCGGCTCAATTGGATCGCCGAGGCGGCCGGTGTGAGCGGCAAGGCGGGTCCGTTCGCCTTCGAGGGCGGGGTGCGGGCGGAGACACCGCTTTCGCCGGTTCATCTGAGGGCGGCGCGGGGCGAGGCGGGGGCGGTGACGTTTTCGTGGGTTCGGCGCGGACGGGTCGATGCCGACAACTGGATCGCGGCCGATATTCCGCTCGACGAACCCTCCGAGCGCTACCGGATCGAGGTGATGGCTGATGGTGTGGTGCGGCGGCAGGTGGAGATCGGCGTGCCGCGATGGACCTATCCGCTGACAGACGAGCTTGCCGACTTCGGCAGTGTGCAGAGCGCGCTGACGATACGGGTGAGGCAGATGGGGCAGCGGCTGCCGCTCGGCATTCCCGCAGTCGCAACGATGACGATGTGA
- a CDS encoding NlpC/P60 family protein, translated as MTAIHERVLAAAEGWIGTPYRHQASARGIGCDCLGLIRGIWRELYGIEPEMPPPYARDWAERSGQDRLLDAALRHFGEPLSVEAMLPGDLMLFRWRPDVAAKHAGIFAGEKSFIHAYEQAAVIRSALVPSWRRRVTAVFRFPEVVAVLENRGI; from the coding sequence ATGACTGCTATCCACGAAAGGGTGCTCGCCGCGGCCGAAGGCTGGATCGGCACGCCCTACCGGCACCAGGCTTCGGCCAGGGGGATCGGCTGCGATTGCCTGGGGCTGATCCGCGGCATCTGGCGGGAGCTCTACGGCATTGAGCCGGAAATGCCGCCGCCCTATGCGCGGGACTGGGCCGAACGCAGTGGGCAGGATCGCTTGCTCGACGCCGCCCTCAGGCATTTCGGGGAGCCATTGTCCGTCGAGGCGATGCTGCCAGGCGATCTGATGCTGTTTCGCTGGCGGCCGGATGTGGCGGCCAAGCATGCGGGCATCTTTGCCGGAGAGAAAAGTTTCATCCATGCCTATGAGCAGGCGGCGGTGATCCGCTCCGCCTTGGTGCCGAGCTGGCGGCGGCGGGTAACGGCGGTATTCCGGTTCCCTGAGGTTGTGGCCGTGCTTGAAAATCGGGGCATCTGA
- a CDS encoding DUF2163 domain-containing protein encodes MREIEAGFAAHLKGDATTTCHAWRVTRRDGVVLGFTEHDGDLAFAGTDFLAASGFSASGTEEGAGLPAATSEVMGGFSSEAIRETDLQRGLYDGARVEVFLVNWAAPEQHLLLKVQEIGEVTRSEGEFRAELRSFAHRLNQPQGRLYGRRCDAALGDARCGVDRGQGAFRRQGIVAGVIDATRIVVSGLEPFADGLFRYGSLEFLGGPTAGDRLDIEAHSSAGADVEVTLWLPLARAPDVGDAVRMTAGCDKAFATCRTKFSNQQNFRGFPHMPGADFAYTYADGESIHDGGALFR; translated from the coding sequence ATGAGAGAGATCGAGGCCGGGTTTGCGGCGCATCTGAAAGGCGATGCGACGACGACGTGCCATGCCTGGCGGGTGACCCGCCGCGATGGGGTGGTGCTGGGCTTTACCGAGCATGATGGCGATCTCGCCTTTGCCGGGACGGACTTTCTGGCGGCGAGCGGCTTTTCCGCGAGCGGCACGGAGGAGGGCGCCGGTCTGCCTGCGGCGACCAGCGAGGTGATGGGGGGCTTTTCGAGCGAGGCGATCCGCGAGACCGATCTGCAGCGCGGGCTCTATGATGGGGCGCGGGTCGAGGTGTTCCTGGTCAACTGGGCGGCACCCGAGCAGCATCTGCTGTTGAAGGTACAGGAGATCGGCGAGGTGACGCGCAGCGAGGGCGAATTTCGCGCCGAGCTGCGCAGCTTCGCCCACCGGCTGAACCAGCCGCAGGGGCGCCTCTATGGCCGCCGCTGCGATGCGGCGTTGGGGGATGCGCGATGCGGCGTCGATCGGGGGCAGGGCGCATTCCGGCGGCAGGGGATCGTGGCCGGGGTGATCGATGCGACGCGGATTGTGGTGTCGGGACTGGAGCCTTTTGCCGACGGGCTGTTTCGCTATGGCAGCCTTGAATTTCTCGGCGGGCCAACTGCTGGAGACCGGCTGGATATCGAGGCGCATTCTTCAGCCGGTGCGGATGTCGAGGTGACGCTGTGGCTTCCGTTGGCTCGGGCGCCCGACGTGGGCGATGCCGTGCGGATGACAGCCGGTTGCGACAAGGCCTTTGCCACCTGCCGGACGAAATTCTCCAACCAGCAGAATTTCCGCGGCTTCCCGCATATGCCGGGCGCCGACTTTGCCTACACCTATGCGGATGGCGAAAGCATCCATGACGGAGGCGCGCTGTTCAGATGA
- a CDS encoding phage tail tape measure protein gives MEDDDTGLAEMAGQADELRRALEDLEGRSRSFGSALSGALRSAVSGGKGLDDVLRSLGNRLADIALSAGMKPLEGLIGGAMSGIAGGIGKVLPFADGGVVSAPSYFPMGGNIGLMGEAGSEAILPLKRGPDGALGVAASGNGGGPQIVFNVTATDAQSFQKSEAQISAMLARTAMRGQRNL, from the coding sequence ATGGAAGACGATGACACCGGGCTCGCCGAGATGGCGGGGCAGGCCGATGAACTGCGCCGGGCGCTGGAGGATCTGGAGGGACGGTCGCGCTCCTTCGGGTCGGCGCTGAGCGGCGCTTTGAGGAGCGCCGTCAGCGGCGGCAAGGGGCTTGATGACGTGTTGCGCTCGCTTGGCAACCGTCTGGCCGATATCGCGCTTTCGGCGGGGATGAAGCCGCTCGAGGGGCTGATCGGCGGGGCGATGTCGGGGATCGCGGGTGGGATCGGCAAGGTTCTGCCCTTTGCCGATGGCGGTGTGGTTTCGGCGCCGAGCTATTTTCCGATGGGCGGCAATATCGGGCTGATGGGCGAGGCGGGCAGCGAGGCGATCCTGCCGCTGAAGCGCGGGCCGGATGGGGCGCTTGGGGTAGCGGCTTCCGGCAACGGTGGCGGGCCGCAGATCGTTTTCAACGTCACGGCGACGGATGCGCAGAGCTTTCAGAAGAGCGAGGCGCAGATTTCGGCGATGCTGGCGCGCACGGCGATGCGCGGCCAGCGCAACCTGTGA
- a CDS encoding serine hydrolase encodes MISARAMLGTGIRSGDGAVGQHVCEGNGRLPFGDWDERPASLFGWTEARLATLSAELEKGESSAFMIVQGGRMIYRWGDIALKSSIASVRKSLVNVLYGMLIAAGRIDPLQTLADFNIDDMTPLTAGERSATVMDLLRARSGVYLPSVYDTANGRPDRGSHPPGEHWFYNNWDFNVLGTIVERATGETVLDALASRVARPLRMQDCVAGDGWFQHGPESMHPVYKIQLSARDLARVGLLYLRHGRWGATQLVPQSWVRDSVRPHSAVGEGRAYGLLWWITQANAPDDAMAVHVPMFYASGWGGQYLIVLPDLDLVVVHRSATALRVGPGVSHVRMGEILRLALSAMPDKG; translated from the coding sequence GTGATCTCTGCCCGTGCTATGCTCGGCACCGGGATTCGGAGCGGCGATGGCGCAGTCGGACAACATGTTTGCGAAGGGAATGGTCGTCTTCCCTTCGGTGACTGGGACGAGCGGCCGGCTTCGCTGTTCGGCTGGACCGAGGCGCGGCTGGCGACGCTTTCCGCCGAACTGGAAAAGGGCGAGAGCAGCGCGTTCATGATCGTCCAGGGCGGACGCATGATCTACCGCTGGGGCGATATCGCCTTGAAGTCGAGCATCGCTTCGGTGCGCAAGAGCCTGGTCAATGTGCTCTACGGCATGCTGATCGCCGCGGGGCGGATCGATCCGCTGCAGACGCTGGCCGATTTCAACATCGACGACATGACGCCGCTCACGGCAGGCGAGCGCAGCGCGACGGTGATGGATCTGCTGCGGGCGCGCTCCGGCGTCTATCTGCCGTCGGTTTACGATACGGCGAATGGCAGGCCTGACAGGGGCAGCCATCCGCCGGGGGAACACTGGTTCTACAACAACTGGGATTTCAACGTGCTTGGCACGATCGTCGAGCGGGCGACCGGCGAGACCGTGCTGGATGCGCTGGCGTCGCGCGTGGCCCGGCCGCTCAGGATGCAGGATTGCGTTGCCGGCGACGGCTGGTTTCAGCATGGGCCGGAATCCATGCATCCGGTCTACAAGATCCAGCTGTCGGCGCGCGATCTGGCGCGGGTCGGGCTTCTCTATCTCAGGCACGGACGCTGGGGCGCAACGCAGCTGGTGCCGCAGAGCTGGGTGCGCGACAGCGTGCGCCCGCATTCGGCGGTTGGCGAGGGGCGGGCTTACGGCCTGCTGTGGTGGATCACGCAGGCGAATGCGCCTGACGATGCCATGGCCGTGCATGTGCCGATGTTTTACGCCAGCGGCTGGGGCGGCCAGTATCTGATCGTGCTGCCGGATCTCGATCTCGTCGTCGTCCACCGGTCGGCGACGGCGCTCAGGGTCGGTCCGGGCGTCAGCCATGTCAGGATGGGAGAGATCCTGCGGCTGGCGCTTTCGGCAATGCCGGACAAGGGCTGA
- a CDS encoding rcc01693 family protein encodes MGAGRPGPFPWTGALHTGLCLLRLPPETFWAMTPVELHAAAGGLAPRAPVLSRAGLSEMMARFPDG; translated from the coding sequence ATAGGGGCCGGGCGCCCCGGCCCGTTCCCATGGACCGGAGCGCTGCATACCGGCCTCTGCCTGCTGCGGCTTCCTCCCGAGACATTCTGGGCGATGACGCCGGTGGAGCTGCATGCCGCCGCCGGCGGGCTGGCGCCGCGCGCACCGGTTCTGTCGCGAGCGGGGCTGAGCGAGATGATGGCGCGGTTTCCGGATGGGTGA
- a CDS encoding gene transfer agent family protein, whose product MGGAGARANRRRGEIEAVVDGERRILCLTLGALAELETAFAADDLTDLAGRFSAGRLKAGDMIRIIGAGLRGGGNLYSDQDVAEASVEGGIAGFAGIVGDLLMATFADPSGAEKTSLRPLEPQQA is encoded by the coding sequence ATGGGCGGCGCGGGGGCGAGGGCGAACCGCAGGCGCGGCGAGATCGAGGCGGTCGTCGATGGCGAAAGGCGCATTCTGTGCCTGACGCTCGGGGCGCTGGCCGAGCTCGAGACCGCATTTGCCGCCGATGACCTGACCGATCTTGCCGGGCGCTTTTCGGCCGGGCGGCTGAAGGCGGGCGACATGATCCGCATCATCGGCGCCGGGCTGCGCGGCGGCGGCAATCTCTATTCGGACCAGGATGTCGCCGAAGCCAGCGTCGAGGGCGGCATTGCCGGTTTCGCCGGTATCGTCGGCGACCTCCTGATGGCGACATTCGCGGACCCTTCAGGGGCGGAAAAGACCTCCCTCCGCCCTCTGGAGCCGCAGCAGGCATAG
- a CDS encoding phage major tail protein, TP901-1 family: MVAQKGKDLLLKVHNGAAFETVAGLRSKRLAFNAETVDITDAESAGRWRELLGGAGVQRASVSGAGIFKDAASDGLVRAAFFNGAILSWLIAVPDFGTVSGPFQVTALEYSGEHDGEVTFELALESAGALSFDELSFGAL; this comes from the coding sequence ATGGTGGCGCAGAAGGGTAAGGATCTGCTGTTGAAGGTCCATAACGGGGCGGCGTTCGAGACGGTGGCGGGGCTCAGGTCGAAGCGGCTCGCCTTCAATGCGGAGACGGTGGATATCACCGATGCGGAGAGCGCCGGGCGCTGGCGGGAGTTGCTGGGCGGCGCAGGCGTGCAGCGGGCTTCGGTTTCGGGGGCGGGCATCTTCAAGGATGCGGCTTCGGACGGGCTGGTGAGAGCGGCGTTCTTCAACGGGGCGATCCTCAGCTGGCTGATCGCGGTGCCGGATTTCGGCACGGTGAGCGGTCCCTTCCAGGTGACGGCGCTGGAATATTCCGGCGAGCATGACGGCGAGGTGACGTTCGAGCTGGCGCTGGAATCGGCCGGTGCGCTTAGCTTCGATGAACTCAGCTTCGGGGCGCTCTGA